A stretch of the Argentina anserina chromosome 6, drPotAnse1.1, whole genome shotgun sequence genome encodes the following:
- the LOC126797804 gene encoding protein THYLAKOID FORMATION1, chloroplastic has product MAAVTSLSFSALSQSSFASARNLGSNSDGLRFRTNFSLHYGGFRSSSSSPRLVVHCMSSSSESATVADTKLNFLRAYKRPIPSVYNTVLQELIVQQHLMRYKRTYRYDPVFALGFVTVYDQLMDGYPSEEDKDAIFKAYVNALKEDPEQYRTDAIKLEEWARTQTSSSLVEFPSKEGEVEGILKDIAERAGQGSFSYSRFFAVGLFRLLELANATEPTVLEKLCAALNIEKRSVDRDLDVYRNLLSKLVQAKELLKEYVAREKKKREERTGTQKANEAIAT; this is encoded by the exons ATGGCCGCCGTCActtctctctccttctctgCACTCTCTCAATCGTCTTTCGCATCCGCCAGAAACTTGGGTTCGAACTCCGACGGTCTGAGATTCCGTACAAACTTCTCGCTGCATTATGGTGGTTTCCGGTCATCCAGCTCCAGCCCTCGTTTGGTTGTTCATTGCATGTCTTCGTCTTCAG AGTCGGCAACTGTAGCTGATACCAAGTTGAATTTTCTAAGGGCGTATAAGCGGCCGATTCCGAGTGTGTACAACACTGTGTTACAGGAGTTGATTGTGCAGCAACATTTGATGAGGTACAAGAGGACCTACCGATATGATCCTGTGTTTGCTCTTGGTTTCGTTACTGTTTATGATCAGCTGATGGATGGGTATCCTAGTGAGGAGGATAAAGATGCAATCTTCAAAGCGTACGTAAATGCACTTAAGGAGGACCCGGAGCAATACAG AACTGATGCGATAAAGTTGGAAGAGTGGGCTCGGACTCAGACTTCTAGTTCATTAGTTGAATTTCCTTCTAAAGAAGGGGAAGTTGAGGGAATATTGAAGGACATTGCAGAAAGAGCAGGACAAGGAAGTTTTAGCTACAGTCGTTTCTTTGCCGTTGGACTCTTTCGTCTTCTTGAGTTGGCAAATGCAACTGAACCAACAGTATTGGAAAAG TTATGTGCAGCCTTAAACATAGAGAAAAGAAGTGTGGACCGAGACCTTGATGTATACCGCAATCTACTTTCTAAGCTGGTTCAGGCAAAAGAACTGCTAAAGGAATATGTGGCCAG ggagaagaagaaaagagaagagaggaCAGGAACACAGAAGGCCAATGAAGCCATTGCGACATGA